A single genomic interval of Myxococcota bacterium harbors:
- a CDS encoding acetate--CoA ligase family protein has translation MSFTLSEHESKELLRAAGIAVPDERLVDSADAAVRAAQELGFPVALKLCGRKIAHKTERGLVKLGLGDAAGVRAAAEALFAARRADDGDARVLVCRMVSGRREVIAGLVRDPQFGPCVMLGLGGIFAEAVGDVAFAVAPLARGDAEDLIDALQYKNVLGSFRGEPAVDRAALASVLESLGRLGAERADVRSVDINPLIVAGSQPVVIDALVELEGDAR, from the coding sequence ATGTCGTTCACACTCTCCGAGCACGAGTCGAAGGAGCTCCTGCGCGCGGCGGGGATTGCGGTGCCGGACGAGCGGCTCGTCGACTCTGCCGACGCGGCGGTGCGCGCGGCGCAGGAGCTGGGGTTCCCGGTCGCGCTGAAGCTCTGCGGCCGCAAGATCGCGCACAAGACAGAGCGCGGTCTGGTGAAGCTCGGGCTCGGCGATGCGGCCGGGGTGCGCGCTGCTGCCGAGGCGCTCTTCGCCGCGCGGCGCGCCGACGACGGCGACGCGCGGGTGCTGGTATGCCGCATGGTGAGTGGCCGGCGCGAGGTGATCGCGGGCCTCGTGCGCGACCCGCAGTTCGGCCCGTGCGTGATGCTCGGGCTGGGCGGGATCTTCGCCGAGGCCGTGGGCGACGTGGCGTTCGCGGTCGCGCCGCTCGCGCGCGGCGACGCGGAAGACCTGATCGACGCGCTGCAGTACAAGAACGTGCTGGGCTCGTTCCGCGGCGAGCCCGCGGTCGACCGGGCCGCGCTCGCGAGCGTGCTCGAGTCACTCGGCAGGCTGGGCGCCGAGCGCGCCGACGTGCGCTCGGTCGACATCAACCCGCTGATCGTCGCGGGCAGCCAGCCGGTCGTGATCGACGCGCTGGTCGAGCTCGAGGGAGACGCGCGGTGA